The following are encoded in a window of Lates calcarifer isolate ASB-BC8 linkage group LG20, TLL_Latcal_v3, whole genome shotgun sequence genomic DNA:
- the LOC108893609 gene encoding glycine receptor subunit alpha-4-like, whose translation MKLPSRAAKPPSPSDFLDKLMGRTSGYDARIRPNFKGPPVNVTCNIFINSFGSITETTMDYRLNVFLRQQWNDPRLAYKEYPDDSLDLDPSMLDSIWKPDLFFANEKGANFHEVTTDNKLLRIFQNGNVLYSIRLTLTLSCPMDLKNFPMDSQTCIMQLESFGYTMNDLIFEWLDVGAVQVADDLTLPQFVLKEEKGLGYCTKHYNTGKFTCIEVKFYLERQMGYYLIQMYIPSLLTVILSWVSFWINMDAAPARVGLGITTVLTMTTQSSGSRASLPKVSYVKAIDIWMAVCLLFVFAALLEYAAVNFVSRQHKEFFRLRKKLKEQQRQRAQGSGDSKVKGNNMSGNSASHGNLAQQCSACARVCPVALFKLNTS comes from the exons ATGAAGTTACCCAGCAGGGCAGCCAAGCCTCCCTCTCCATCTGACTTTCTGGACAAACTGATGGGACGCACATCTGGTTACGACGCCCGCATCAGACCAAACTTCAAAG GTCCTCCTGTCAACGTCACTTGTAACATCTTCATCAACAGCTTCGGATCCATCACTGAAACAACTATG GACTATCGCCTCAATGTATTTCTGAGACAACAGTGGAATGACCCTCGGCTGGCCTATAAGGAGTATCCAGATGACTCTCTGGACCTGGACCCCTCAATGTTGGACTCCATTTGGAAACCTGACTTGTTCTTCGCAAATGAAAAGGGAGCAAACTTCCACGAGGTTACAACAGACAACAAACTGCTGAGGATATTCCAGAATGGAAATGTCCTCTACAGCATCAG gCTGACGCTTACTCTCTCCTGTCCCATGGATCTGAAAAACTTTCCCATGGACAGCCAGACGTGCATCATGCAGCTTGAAAGCT TTGGCTACACCATGAATGATCTCATTTTTGAATGGCTGGATGTGGGAGCGGTGCAGGTGGCTGATGATCTGACACTCCCTCAGTTCGtgctgaaagaggagaaaggcCTCGGCTACTGCACCAAGCACTACAACACAG GTAAATTCACTTGCATTGAGGTCAAATTCTACCTGGAGCGTCAAATGGGATACTACCTGATCCAGATGTACATACCGAGCCTGCTCACTGTAATCCTGTCCTGGGTGTCGTTCTGGATCAACATGGATGCGGCTCCTGCCAGAGTGGGACTGGGCATCACTACGGTGCTCACCATGACGACGCAGAGTTCTGGCTCCAGGGCCTCTCTGCCAAAG GTGTCTTATGTGAAAGCCATAGACATATGGATGGCAGTTTgtcttctctttgtgtttgctgcACTGCTGGAGTATGCGGCCGTTAATTTTGTCTCACGCCAGCACAAGGAGTTCTTCAGACTGAGGAAAAAGCTCAAAGAGCAACAGCGGCAGAGAGCT CAGGGAAGTGGTGACAGTAAGGTGAAAGGAAACAACATGTCAGGCAACAGTGCTTCTCATGGGAACCTagcacagcagtgcagtgcCTGTGCCAGGGTATGTCCTGTTGCTTTGTTCAAGTTAAACACCAGCTGA
- the nufip2 gene encoding FMR1-interacting protein NUFIP2, with the protein MEEQPKDRAQDRQYHHHGEDRSSIQHTTCLKNDQSHFQRQHQETQTKKTGNKKVNISDEEGEKNTHLSDIVGMSHPPNSNGNRHISNTNVKQKSTQKLYATVPKVSSKGLDHKKNMDLKNDKEKSLDLNHHEGQPLDKKDSVLLQNGVVNCGLITNGYSSKDNDGSGSEGGYTTPKKRKARCNNTKNTDNVIRDKEKDMQQGNTTQEPGGYNLEATEKGVTSRLDGFRAAHKVETARRAVASEASMGESQRKSSDGKTVGTFGKKTEERHKAKLSSPSKEDSWTLFKPPPVFPVDNSSAKIVPKISYASKVKENLNKVAQGGGEALPPPVRLSQVPMSAMKTITSASFTNGPVSGNGNGCPSVGTFFAPAASSIPPAPSIPSGENVASPLESNCSSTTSPVDGEAYELRKCTLLIYPLNMQPVLPSARHLDPPAAQTNQKALGDIFQNQWGLSFINEPNLGPEGGSGQVPTEEKTTVVTPQSECQAAAAKAAQPSFDVSPSFLEPGTLAQDAEKRTCAPCSVSNACSPACVMSEEENKLQPSGQEKAKVEAKGAGLAASAPSKDNGAKPAQGQLTTLLFGSSKEQAHSKDIGRRCSWGSFDVKAAVTYHTKEMEYIFNLQKQDPKRVVVYDETKDGPDQ; encoded by the exons ATGGAGGAACAGCCCAAAGATCGGGCACAAGACAGGCAATATCACCACCACGGAGAGGACAGAAGCTCTATTCAACATACAACTTGTCTAAAAAATGATCAGAGCCACTTCCAGCGCCAGCATCAGGAAACGCAGACGAAGAAAACAG GCAATAAGAAAGTAAACATCAGTGacgaggagggagagaagaataCACATCTGTCTGATATTGTTGGTATGTCGCATCCCCCCAACAGCAATGGTAACAGACACATAAGTAACACAAATGTGAAGCAGAAGTCAACACAAAAGCTGTACGCGACTGTTCCAAAAGTGAGCAGCAAAGGATTGGACCATAAGAAGAATATGGACCTTAAAAATGACAAGGAAAAGTCCCTGGATTTGAATCATCATGAGGGCCAACCTTTGGATAAAAAAGACTCTGTGTTGCTTCAAAATGGCGTTGTAAACTGTGGCTTAATTACAAATGGCTATTCTAGCAAGGACAATGATGGAAGTGGTTCTGAAGGTGGATATACTACTCCCAAGAAACGCAAGGCCAGATGTAACAACACAAAGAACACTGATAATGTGATAAGAGACAAGGAGAAAGACATGCAGCAGGGCAACACTACACAGGAGCCGGGGGGTTATAATCTTGAGGCAACTGAGAAGGGAGTGACTTCCAGACTCGATGGCTTTAGAGCAGCCCATAAAGTAGAAACTGCTAGACGGGCAGTTGCGTCGGAGGCATCAATGGGCgaatctcagaggaaaagcTCTGATGGCAAAACAGTTGGCACCTTTGGTAAAAAGACTGAGGAAAGGCACAAAGCCAAGCTTTCCTCACCTTCAAAAGAGGACTCCTGGACTTTATTCAAGCCCCCTCCAGTATTTCCTGTGGACAATAGCAGTGCTAAAATTGTTCCCAAGATAAGTTATGCAAGTAAAGTAAAAGAGAACCTCAACAAAGTAGCTCAAGGTGGAGGAGAGGCACTGCCTCCTCCTGTTAGACTGTCACAGGTCCCTATGTCTGCTATGAAAACTATCACCTCAGCTAGCTTTACTAATGGTCCTGTTTCTGGAAATGGAAACGGCTGCCCATCAGTGGGTACCTTCTTTGCTCCTGCTGCTAGTAGTATTCCACCAGCCCCATCTATCCCAAGTGGCGAGAATGTAGCATCTCCTTTGGAAAGTAACTGTAGCTCTACAACCAGTCCTGTAGATGGAGAAGCATATGAGCTTAGAAAGTGTACTCTTTTAATTTACCCTTTAAATATGCAACCTGTGCTCCCCAGTGCTCGTCACCTTGACCCGCCGGCTGCTCAGACAAATCAGAAAGCCTTGGGAGACATCTTCCAGAATCAGTGGGGGCTTTCCTTTATTAATGAGCCCAACTTGGGGCCAGAAGGAGGAAGTGGGCAGGTGCCCACAGAGGAAAAGACTACAGTGGTCACACCTCAAAGCGAGTGTCAGGCTGCTGCAGCCAAGGCTGCCCAGCCCAGCTTTGATGTTAGCCCGTCATTCTTAGAGCCCGGCACTTTGGCTCAAGATGCTGAGAAAAGGACTTGTGCCCCTTGCAGTGTTTCTAATGCTTGTTCTCCTGCTTGTGTGATGAGTGAGGAGGAGAACAAGCTGCAGCCGTCTGGCCAGGAAAAGGCGAAAGTTGAGGCCAAGGGTGCAGGTTTGGCTGCGTCGGCCCCCAGTAAAGACAACGGTGCTAAGCCTGCACAGGGCCAGCTAACCACTTTGCTGTTTGGCTCATCTAAAGAACAGGCCCATTCTAAAGACATTGGCAGAAGGTGTAGCTGGGGATCCTTTGACGTTAAAGCTGCTGTCACTTATCACACTAAAG AAATGGAATACATTTTCAACTTGCAAAAACAAG ATCCAAAAAGAGTAGTGGTTTATGATGAAACCAAGGATGGACCTGATCAGTGA